TACACGGAAACACTCACCCCTGTCAGAACGAGTACAAGCTGTATTACTCACCAAATTGATGAAAAAACTGCCTACACTACAAACAAAATGCGACTCAATGTCACAACTCCATCTGTTTTAATTATTAATGGTGTTTTTTGACCTCCGTCATATAATTTATCATGAAAGCATTTCAACTTCCGCCGCTGAGCAGATGAACCAATCAAAGACAAGCGCTAGCACAGCCTCGTTTGCATGAAGCCTGCATAAGTACAGTCCCACCGCAGCAGCTCAACACCAGGAAGTGAAAATGCCTGAACCAGCCAAACCCGCGCCCAAGAAGGGCACCAAGAAAGCCGTGAACAAGACCGCCGGCAAACCgggcaggaagaagaggaggcccaGGAAGGAGAGCTACGCCATCTACGTGTACAAGGTGCTGAAGCAGGTCCACCCCGACACCGGCATCTCGTCCAAGGCCATGAGCATCATGAACTCGTTCGTCAACGACATCTTCGAGCGCATCGCCTCGGAGGCGTCTCGCCTGGCTCACTACAACAAGCgctccaccatctcctccaGGGAGATCCAGACCGCAGTGCGCCTCCTGCTGCCCGGCGAGCTGGCCAAGCACGCCGTGTCCGAGGGCACCAAGGCCGTCACCAAGTACACCAGCTCCAAGTAaagcgctctgctgctgcagtcacaaCCCAAAGGCTCTTATAAGAGCCACCCACTTCCTCTGGAGAGCAGTCCATTTCTCACTCACTTCATATCATATGATCTGTCACAAATCGGCTATAAACTGTTACACTTGGACTCTTGACGTTTTCACTGGATAATAATTCTGCAGCTACAGCACACAAGCGTTTGTATTGCTGAATGGATAAGCCAAGTAGTTTATGTGTAGACTCAAAACCATCACCTAACGCAGTGAAAACTACTCCCTTCAGTGTGTTAAATATTTGAGATTGACACGTTTAATACAGTATGTAAGTACTAAGCATTTAAtttgcattaacaaaaatgcCTTAACTTCATAACATTGCACTATAAGGAAATACCCAAGCTAtgagttgaaaaaaatattgatacGAAACATCCACACTAACATTTCATGGCATAGGTGAGCAGCTGCACAGGATACAAACAAATGTAGCCTCAGGTTAGAAAACGCCACGATTCATATGGGTTTGAGATCTAACCCAAGcattctgatttcttttttttttctttctttaattatAAACGTCTATGACAGCTTCTTGTGAGCGATTGACCTCTGCTCAGCGTGATTCTGTGCCATCTCATTTGAAGCAGCCCCTGACCAAGGTTGCTACTCCTGCTACAAACTGCTAAATGTCACAATGTGTGACAACGTGGAGCAGTAAGGTTTATTTTTCCTTGGGATGTTTGAGGAATTTTACTCTCTCAAATGTAACTGTCGCAGCTGAACACTTTAAAAACATACTGGACCACGACCAGTCGTGAATCTTAGACTCCAGTTTATTGCCAACCATGCCATTAAAACAATTTGAATTTACCATCCCTCACATGACTGAAAGCAACTGCTCATGTAAGTTGTTCCTTTCTATTATCAGAAACGTTCCTTCTAAACATCTGTGGTAACTGTATTTTTTAGAGTATGCAACCGGTAATGCTGTCTTAAGCTGTCCCTgtcactgatttattttttcttttctaagaTGCATTGCTGTTTCTATGACTGTGGCCTTTTACCCACTTGACCCTTGTGACTCCAAAGAGATAGACGACTGCTCTTAAAGTTTGTGCTGTAAAGTTCAGCTAGGATTTAGATGGATGAAATGTTCAATTGGGGATGTATAAtgtatttcctgtttgtaattctCAACACAAATGTGAATACCAGATGTTTTAGACAGCAATGCTTTTAATTACTGATGCAGTGAGGATCCCTGTCGCCAGGTGGACATGTGACCACATCCTGAgtccacacacagcagtaacagcagtggTTCGCGTGCCCCCTCTGGTGGTGCATGGGGGCTGGTCACAAATAATAGTGTAAAACTGAGAATGAAAACATATACACCATATGGAATTCACAATTACAATAAGCATATGAGTCCATAGCTAATCAGGTAGGTCTCCACTTATGTATGTTAAAGGCAGCCATCATGGTAGAACTTAGaaagctgaacattttctcAAATGGTACAAAGTTTGAGAGTGACTGGTTTGTAGAAAAACACCATTAAAAGTGGTCACTTTAGAAATTGATGTACCCAATTCATAATAGCATTGTGTGGATGAAAAAACTCACTGGAAAGTCCAGTGATGTGGTCGTAACACGTAGTGGAAACGGAGTCTGTGGTGTCAGAGAGGATCTGGTCCAAGCTGAGGTTGCTTGACCCTGTGAAATGTCTCTCAGTCCAACATGAAGCCCCGATCGGCAGAAATACAATTTTCAGCACCAAACTCAGATCGAAGAACAGTATGTGCCACTTGAGATCTTTCATCCCTGTCCCCAAACCAAGTCATCCTTGTCAGCAGCATTTATTTGTGTGGTAACAGTAATTCCTTTTCCACATAGCAGACATTTAAAGCTGTAATGTTACTTTGATGTAATTTCTATGTCATCTATGCAGCGTGGAGCAACGCCATAAATAATTCATCTATTATAAGTTGTCACATATTTGTTTGTTAAAAATagactaactttttttttaatatatatatatatatatatatatatatatatatatacatatacgcGCAACTACTTTCTCACAGAAAATGATAAAGGATTCAGGTCTTTGACAGAATTCTgtggctcttaaaagagccgttgtgTTTCCCCTGCAGAGAGTTTAAGCTCTCTCTCCGCGGATGCGGCGGGCCAGCTGGATGTCTTTGGGCATGATGGTGACCCTCTTGGCGTGGATGGCGCACAGGTTGGTGTCCTCGAACAGGCCCACCAGGTAAGCCTCGCTGGCCTCCTGCAGGGCCATGACGGCCGAGCTCTGGAAGCGCAGGTCGGTCTTGAAGTCCTGAGCGATCTCTCGCACCAGGCGCTGGAAGGGCAGCTTGCGGATGAGCAGCTCGGTGGACTTCTGGTAGCGACGGATCTCCCGCAGAGCCACGGTGCCGGGCCTGTAGCGGTGAGGCTTCTTCACTCCGCCGGTGGCCGGGGCGCTCTTGCGGGCGGCCTTGGTGGCCAGCTGCTTCCTGGGAGCTTTGCCTCCGGTGGATTTACGCGCGGTCTGCTTGGTACGAGCCATTTCTGGAGCTGTTTTCTTCAGGGATTGAGAAGAGAAGTGCAGACGGAGCGGAAAGTCGCTGCTCTtaagcaggaggagcagcggcgacGCGGTGACGTCTCTTCTTCTCATTGGTCACCAAGAGGGggagaagccccgcccacctgagAGCGAGCTGCTGATTGGGGGAAAGTCTGTTCAAAGTGCCCGCTTAAAGGGAGCGCTTCCGGTTaagttttattctattttattctttcatttcgCTTTGTTCTGTGGAACCATACAGAAAAAATAGCTCACTAACTTACAAACgacaatttttatttatttaaatccaacaaGCATCTCACTCTTCACCATCGAAGACACAAGCGCATCGGTTAAGCCTTGTGTTACACTGAAAGTAGTCCGACGAGCAACACATCACTCGGAACTATCGCATTGTTTTTTATAAAGTAACATGTGTTCCGAGGCTATTGGCCTTCGTGTGTGCCGTCAGCACGTGTAAAATAAACAAGAAGTTAATTTTTGtccaaatgcattaaaaaatggtattcactttaacaaaaggtttatttttgcccaatagaaaaaaaaatactacagtGCAAACGTTACAAGGAAGTGAATCAGCAGTGCTTCTCAATGCCACAAAGCACCTCTTAAAATAGGTTGACCTGTGTATACGTGACaagaaaaacatacattttttagTTATTAGACAAATGAATTATCTAAAAAAATAGGCTCGATAACCAAACCAGTGCTGGGAGGTCTACATTGTGAACAGGGATCATCTGATCCCTGAAACAGCTGAGGCTTGTGTCAGTATGGCATCAGAAGAATGatcaaaaacatatttatttatctgaaatGAACACATGCTGATTTGCTATGACACATAGCACAGTGTATTTATCAGGACGTGAAGGTGTGCGTTTTCTGTTAATCTGCTTGTTTGGGTGTATAGTAGCTTGACCGCATGTCAGATATGAGGATTGGACTCTTTGAGGAGGCTGTGGTGGCTCTTAGAAGAGCCTTTGTTTAGGGTGAAGTTAAAAAGCTCACTTCTTCTTGGCTGTTGTCTTCTTCACTGCGGGTTTTGAAGCTTTTGTTCCAGCGGGCTTCTTGGCTGTGGCGGGCTTTGCAGCCACCTTCTTTGGGTTATTCGGAGCCTTCTTAGCCGCTGCAGGTTTACTGACCTTCGCTAGAGGCTTCTTCGCAGCTGTTGCCTTCTTGGCCCCTGCTTTTTTGGGCTGTTTTGCCGCTGCGGGTTTCTTGGCTGCGACTTCTTTAGACTTTTTAGCCGCTGCGAGCTTCTTGGTTTTGGGAGCCGCTTTCTTGGCGGACTTCTTAGCCTTGGGCTCGGCCTCCTTACTCAGCTTGAAGGAGCCGGAGGCCCCGGTGCCCGAAGTCTGGACCAGGGTCCCCCTGGCCACCAGGCCCTTGACGGCGGTCTTGACGCGGGCATTGTTCTTGTCCACATCGTAGCCTCCGGTAACCAGGTGCTTCTTGACACCGGCCAGCGACACGCCGTTCCGCGCATTGGAAGCGGCCACAGCTTTAACGATGAGCTCGCTCACGCTGGGGTTGGTCCGGGCCCTCTTCGGGACGGCCTTCTTCGGGGCGGCCTTGGGCTTTGCCGGAGAGGCGGCCGGAGAGGCAGGGGCGACGGCTGGAGCTTCTTCTGCCATTCTTCCAAAACAACACGCTGGTTAGATTTGAAATCGCGGAGCAACGAAGATGAGGATCTCCGAGCAGCGGGCGGGTCTTAAACACACCATGAGAACCGTGGAGACTCAGCCCGGCGCCCGGCTCCGGCGCGCAGGCTGAACAGGCTTCACTTGTGTTTTCTGTCGGGGGAATAAAGAGCTCCAGACGGCTTTGTGAGCATCGCTGAGGGCTGAAAGTGGACGAGTCCACAGCGGACTGCTGTCTCTTCACCTTCAGCTCACATTCTCTTCTCAGGATCTCTGCGATTCGTTCCTGGAGCCTTCAGAAGTCACTCATTCAGTCCGGAGCTCAGCGCTTCGCAgcggcttttctctctctttcctgtcAGAAAATACTTTCGGACACTACAATCATTAACGGAAACACATTCCACAGCTTCAGCACATGCTTTTCTATCGAGCTCGGGTCCAAACTGCTCTCTGCCGATGAGCATTTTGTGttaaagtgttatttttttaagagtaTCAAACACAGTGATGGAGACGGAagcagagcgcagcagctgATTTCCTGCATCAGCTGTGAGGAGTTCCCACAAACATTGTTGAACCAATTCAAAGTGTTTCACAGGACTAAGTCAATTAATTCCGTGAACCAATTTCACAGTATGTAAAAGATCAATGACATTGTTAGGTCTGTTTTGAAAGATATTGGTATACTGTATTTGATTGCATTTGAGTTGTTCCCAATGAGGGCATTTACaatctgtttaaaaatgtctttcCTATGTTTGGTTCAAAGACTAGAtttgtattttgcatttttagTATAGGGAGCTGGTCTACTTATTTTCATCTAACTGTTTTGAGATAACAATCTCATCTCATAACACAGACAATCATACATGCTCACATCCTCACCTGTGGGAATTTCAGGGCAACACATGCAAGTTTTTGGGTTATGAGAGGAAACcacatagggagaacatgcaaaactccacacaggaaaggCCCAGTAGCGGTATTTGAACCTAGACAGTATTACTGGGAGGCTGTCACATCCGCCATCTGCCTGATGGATGTGGAAGTTTgagctaaaacaaaacaattagaCAAAACAGGAATAATTTTGGGAACTTTTGATCTGATCCTTTAGTTTTTAGTTTAGtcaggtttttctctgtctctacATTGCTTTGTATTTAGTTCAAAATGAATATGGTAAAGGACAAATTGTCAGCTGTTGGTGTTTTAAATCAGTGGTAATTGCATTAGTGcctcttgtattttatacagaCAATAATATTCATAATGTCTAAGCCCCTGTTGACTGTATCATACAGTAGAATTTATATagatttctattttattctgtttcctGGGCCTTGAGTAATGAGTTTTGTCATGATGTCATGTCATCGTGTCATTAGACACTGTATGGTATAAGAACCACTGAATCCTTGATATTCCCCTAACTTTCTGATCTTCTAACTATGTACACATAGACATAGTCGCTTCGAGACCAATCTGTCATTAAGAACAATGTTGTCTTACTAATGACAGTGAAGAATAGAAACACACCTCCCGATAAAAACAAACTACAAGGACAACAACCCAGAAAAACATAATGATGAATTTCTCCAGGCTCTCTGACTTTGTTGCAGGAGTCTATGGTTGTGCAACGTTTACCTGTGTTCCTGAATTAAAACCACTGAATTCCAACTGCCTAATTCTGGACATCCTTTCTCCTCAAATCACAGTCATCTGAATTCAGGCATAACTTTTCTTCCCTCATTTTTTGTCAAGGTACTGTTGCCAATAATGGAtgagaaatatgaaaaattagactggaaactttttaaaattaatttattgattttattaatcacaaagaaaaaagtgttgGCTTATGTTTCatgcacattaaaaacacacatttctgaaataGCTCAATAAGTTAACTAACTTCATAAACTCTCTATGCCAACATGTCAGCGTCTGACTGAACATGACAAAACTCACAACAGTGAAATCCATTGAAATGTGGCGCTGATATGCATGCAAATCACCTGACTTTATGTCTATCAACCATTTGTATTCTGATATTCTGTGAAATATTTATCCAATGGGTAAAAAGGAAGGAGATAAGCAAGTTTCAAAATGCAACCTTTATGACAACTTTGGTCAAAGTTACACATTATTTTGTCATGGCTCAGACAAAGAACGTGTTTCTATTGTTGTGCAGTGCTGCGTTTGATGCTATTGATCACAGCATCCTACTACAGAGACTGGAACAGATTATCAGGATTAAAGGCACAACATTAAACTGACTTCAATCATATTTATCAGACAGATTCTACTTTGTTCATGCAAAGTATGACTCTTTAGCTCAGACTGAAGTTAACCATGGAGTACCACAGCACATCTCATGTTTGttgcttgttgctctctgtctctgtcccgtacgtttctctctttctatccccaAAACCCAACAAGAGTATCAGAAAGCCATGACCATTGAGCCAGGTTCTGCAAAATCGTCTTTCTGTTAAAAAGTAATTTTCCTTTTTACCATTGCCTATGCTTAAAATTAAGTGACTAATATTAAAAGTGCCCtgagatgactgtgttgtatttggagCTGTAGAAATTAAATTTAGTTGTATAATTaatcaaaaaagggaaaaggctAATAATCagttcacacaacacactgtagTGGCTAAATGTCGGTTCTTAACTTCTTGACCATTTCAATCTGTGTATCATACACGGATTCATTTCCTTCCTGAGATTCATTCAAATAACCACTCAGTCAGACGGAAAGAACGAGTCTACTCATGTTAAAGTTTGAACGATGGTAGAAAACAGTGTGTTCACCCCGTCTTTAATGAatctctcacaaaaaaaaaaaaaaaacacaaatccttTTCACATCCGATAAATGCGTGAGCTCCAAAAACGTCATTGCTCAGCGTCAGTTGTTATTGGCTATTCACCCTGGTAAATCTAACATTCAACTGAATGCAAATTATACAAATACAAATTCTAACAGTAACGCAGCTATAGTATTATCACAGATATTCTGCAGCATGCAAATACTGAACATGTCCAAAAAATTACAAGTAAAAATGAACTTAAATTATTCAATAGAAAATGGCACCGATACACACATTTTACAAAAAATTGACCACTACAAAAATGGAAGAACAATTGTAAAACATGTGGCATTACATAGGTAGTATGGTGTGTTGTCAGAAGACACAAAAATGAGACCTCATTTATGTGGCAGTGaggatttcatttcagaaatatttcagGTTTACATGGCAAAATTCTGCCATGTCAATTTACATGGCGATAACAggaagactgaaaatgatgtagtttcaTGTTTAGCCACGAGTGGGGGCCATTGTTTTTACAATGAAGCCATATACACATACAGTCTGAGaacatgtttacagtgtttacaaaGAAAAGCCATGGCCCATGGGTGTGTGTACATTGTGTGTGATACTATGAGACAAGACGgcaatcacatttcatttgtaCATGTAGCATTTCTAGTTTTGTAAAAGAACTATAAAACACAATACATGTATTTCAATAGTTATCTGTACCTCCTTTAAAGCTGCAGAATGACATGGGCTCTTCATGTCTGCATCGCTGTCCCCTCACGTGACACACTTTGCTCCAATAGGGTTCTTTCCTTCTGTACAGACATCATTTTAGACCTTCCTCGaggggcttgttttttttttttccaaaatcttTATTGGAAATATaggcagacagacaaacaattGTATATAAAATAAATTTCACAGTGTACATATTTACGACTGTATATTCTTTccttgaggagtttgcaacaatgtatcggttttaAATGACGTAATCATGTaattgacctagatatgcaaataaGCCACCACCAAATTAGATAATAATTTAACACTTTGTGTATGAAGACATGTAACAATTTATcactttgaaacattttttatttggTTCACAAAGACACATTCACCGTTATTAAGACTTCAATGTAAATGCATTAgctgaaatggttaaaaattgatctttaaaaatatttccaCAGTATTTATGTCAGATATCCAGGGTCACAACATACAGTCTGAGATATCTCAGGCCTTCACGatctgttttatttgaattgaattgaattgaattgaattgaattgaattgaattgaattgaattgaattgaattgaattgaactgaattgaattgaattgaactttATTGTCCCACATGGGGAAAATGGTCTTGGGCATAGTAGTGCAAAGCTGCAGACAAACATTTAAAGACACAAAGCAACAACGTAACATTACAGAGACACGATATATACAGTAAAACAATGCCATTTGAGAtagataaaagataaaaaagtgTAGACTTGGACAAAGTGCAAATGTGTGCGCGTGCATATAGTTATGAACGGGAGAGCTGCGGGAAGAGAAAGAGTGGGCGAGGGTGGGCGGGGGATCAACATCTGAGGGCCTCCCTCCTGCCCCGAAAACTGGGAGCAACCCAGGGGGAGATGTACAGGACCCAGAACCCTCTCCATACAGGGAGggtttgggggggtgggggggtccagGGTAGTGGATCCACAGCTGAGAGGCCTCCCCACTACCCCAGACAAGGAGTGGAGGAAGACCAGGCTGAGCTGATTTGTTTGTTAAGCAGAGTAATGGAGGCAGGCACAAAAGAGAGCTTAAAGCAATTGTATTTGCATCTGCTAGCTCTGTAGCGCGTCCCTGACGGCAGCAGGTCGTACGCCGAAAACAGAATGTGAGAAGGGTCCGCTAAGATTTTAGAGGCTTGCCTGACCACAGCCTCCTCATACAGAAGCTGAAGCGGTTGGGAGTCTGATTTCTCCACTAGCTTTAGTGCTGTTGTAACGATTCTGTGTAACTTGGTCTTACTTTGGACTGTCAGGGAGCCGTACCACACTGCCATGCCATATCTTACAACGCTCGCAAAAACTGCACTGTAGAACATGGCCCTGATCTCTGCACGCACACCAAACAGACAAAGTCTTCTAAGGAAGTGCCGTCTTTGGGCTCGTCTGCTGCACAGATAGTCAACATGTTCACTCCAGCTCAGGTTGTTGGACACCATCAAGCCCAAGTATTTATATGAAGACACTTGTTCTATGGGTGTATTGGTGATGGTTACAGGGTCGTGAGTCATGGCGCCCCGAGGGTCAAAGATCatttcttttgctttctttgTATTTAACAGTAGATGATGATCGTCGCACCAGGATTTAAAGGTGTCTACCTCCCTGAAAATACACGCTGGGGTCAGCCTTTGTGTCTAACAGGGAGAGAATGATGGTGTCGTCGGAGAACTTAATAATGTGGTTACAGGGGTGGGTGCTCTTGCACTCATTAGTATAGAGTGTAAAAAGAATTGGAGAGCTAACACAGCCTTGCGGGACACCTGTGTTCCTCTGTTTTGGAGTGGAGAGTGAACCATTTGCAAGGACCTGCTGAGAACGGTTTGTTAGAAATGAGTAAAACCATTTCACAGTCACAGGATTTACATTCAAGTCGATTAATTTCTGTATGGTCATGTTTGGCTGAATTGTGTCAAAGGCAAAGCTAAAATCTGTAACTAACACTCTGGCGTAGGCTTGGGGGTGCTCAAGGTGTTTGTTAATCAGATGTGTGACTGTAATTGCCGCATCCTCAGTGCTACGCCCCTGCCTATATGCGAATGTCCAGACAACTGTCAACCTCTGATTTGAGCGAGCTGACCAcaattttttcaaaacatttcattattATTGAGGTTAACGCCACCGATCTGTAGTCACCATTTGTAACAGGACATGCAACTTTAGGCACTGGCACTATTACAGACTTTTTCCAGAGCTGTGGTACAGTATGGCAGTTGTATGACCTTTGGAAAATGGGGCACCAAGCCTGAGCCAGTTCAGCTGAACAGTTTCTAATCAGGGAGGCAGATAGTCCATCTGGTCCTGCAGACTTGCTTATGCAGACTTTACCAAAAACTGACTGTACCTGATGCTGGTTGATTTGAAGTATTTTGTTCATGATGTGCAAGGGAGTCCAAGATTTCTATgccctgctgagagcagctgtgagCCTCGAACCTTCGAAAAAAGTCATTAAGTTCATTTGCGCGTTTCCTTCCTGACTACTTTCAAGAGTTACGAGTTGCTTCTTGCTAGGAGCCATATTGCTGATGTTTTTCATATGGTCCCATAGGCGCTTGTTGTCAGCAGCTCTGTAACATTGCTCCATTAAAGTCCGAGtaaagcaaaatcagccattttcttctaaacaccttaaataggt
The nucleotide sequence above comes from Salarias fasciatus chromosome 6, fSalaFa1.1, whole genome shotgun sequence. Encoded proteins:
- the LOC115389942 gene encoding histone H2B 1/2-like, with the translated sequence MPEPAKPAPKKGTKKAVNKTAGKPGRKKRRPRKESYAIYVYKVLKQVHPDTGISSKAMSIMNSFVNDIFERIASEASRLAHYNKRSTISSREIQTAVRLLLPGELAKHAVSEGTKAVTKYTSSK
- the LOC115389918 gene encoding histone H1-like, with protein sequence MAEEAPAVAPASPAASPAKPKAAPKKAVPKRARTNPSVSELIVKAVAASNARNGVSLAGVKKHLVTGGYDVDKNNARVKTAVKGLVARGTLVQTSGTGASGSFKLSKEAEPKAKKSAKKAAPKTKKLAAAKKSKEVAAKKPAAAKQPKKAGAKKATAAKKPLAKVSKPAAAKKAPNNPKKVAAKPATAKKPAGTKASKPAVKKTTAKKK
- the LOC115389922 gene encoding histone H3, giving the protein MARTKQTARKSTGGKAPRKQLATKAARKSAPATGGVKKPHRYRPGTVALREIRRYQKSTELLIRKLPFQRLVREIAQDFKTDLRFQSSAVMALQEASEAYLVGLFEDTNLCAIHAKRVTIMPKDIQLARRIRGERA